Proteins from one Chitinophaga oryzae genomic window:
- a CDS encoding sensor histidine kinase, producing MRWNNHIFRVPSGIIWLSSLFMGILASIPKILQLNITFKELAADASIAFLFSLFVWYINLSSLPRFSIVSMAKAKIIRKLAFSLLLGMVVMVILVLFHQLMFPRYSFSSMFMMYQFRGILINLTISMVVFFLYQNSDAQQVKLQMERLKSENIHAQYELLKQQIDPHFLFNSLNTLKSMIDIQDTDAGDFVVKLSDFYRFSLESTKEDVIPLSKETEVLEAYLFLLHSRYEDSIVVRLEIDEQSMRSFIPPFTLQLLVENCIKHNAFTKKKPLFIDIYTENDYLIVKNNYQFRENEQSAGVGLDNIKGRYGFITQQEVAVIKPESHFIVKLPLIYENTDHRR from the coding sequence ATGAGATGGAACAACCATATTTTCCGGGTACCGTCCGGTATCATCTGGCTAAGCTCCCTGTTTATGGGGATACTGGCGTCGATACCTAAAATCCTTCAGTTGAACATCACTTTCAAGGAGCTTGCGGCAGACGCGTCTATCGCGTTTTTATTCTCTCTTTTTGTATGGTATATCAACCTGTCTTCTTTACCGAGGTTCTCCATTGTCTCCATGGCCAAAGCGAAGATCATCAGGAAACTGGCCTTCAGCCTGCTGCTGGGCATGGTGGTCATGGTTATTCTCGTACTTTTTCACCAGCTGATGTTCCCCCGTTATTCCTTCTCCTCTATGTTTATGATGTACCAGTTCAGAGGTATCCTCATCAACCTCACCATATCCATGGTCGTCTTTTTCCTTTACCAGAATTCTGACGCCCAACAGGTGAAACTTCAGATGGAAAGATTAAAATCGGAGAACATCCACGCACAGTACGAGTTGCTAAAACAGCAGATCGATCCGCATTTTCTGTTCAACAGCCTGAACACCCTAAAATCCATGATCGATATCCAGGACACAGATGCCGGCGACTTTGTCGTTAAACTATCAGACTTCTACCGTTTCTCGCTTGAAAGCACAAAAGAAGATGTAATACCGCTCTCCAAAGAAACGGAAGTACTGGAAGCCTACCTGTTTTTGCTGCATTCACGCTATGAGGATAGTATTGTGGTCCGCCTGGAGATCGATGAGCAGTCCATGCGCAGTTTTATCCCTCCTTTCACGCTGCAGCTGCTCGTGGAAAACTGTATCAAACACAATGCTTTTACTAAAAAGAAGCCTTTGTTTATAGATATTTACACAGAGAATGATTACCTGATTGTTAAAAACAATTACCAATTCCGGGAAAACGAACAATCTGCCGGCGTTGGGCTGGATAACATCAAAGGGAGATATGGCTTCATCACGCAACAGGAAGTGGCCGTTATTAAACCGGAAAGCCATTTTATCGTTAAACTACCGCTGATATATGAAAATACTGATCATAGAAGATGA